In Trichoderma asperellum chromosome 1, complete sequence, a single window of DNA contains:
- a CDS encoding uncharacterized protein (EggNog:ENOG41~CAZy:AA3), whose translation MDSTPGNFDYIIVGGGTAGLTVANRLSEDASIKVLVIEAGQDHSQNPLVQVPGLVAGMYGKPEFDWNFSSTPQSGLNNRIINQARGKQLGGSSALNFMMLLYPPKGSLDAWGALGNKGWDYDSLSPYLRKFATFHVPPQSAKDVVGLKYHDDSVVGNGPVQVSYGEGFGKPNSFWMETFAKLGLEMKTDPRTGKALGAFQQGANIDPATHTRSYAANAHYTPEIASRPNLTVLTETIVKKIIFDMSGAEPVATGVLVRTKEGIEQILSGDEIILSAGALMSPQILELSGVGDRSLLERLSIPVIVENPNVGENLQDHPISTQGFEVKPDTPSSDVLRDPNVLNALIQLFQDGGKGPLGQSIISVAYSSLADGEGVYSEDARKALFASHDQHAQTQDGKILRELLEGPNEPAVEYFLFPGQVHTVLDNPASMADYLLPTSPENYLTVMTMLNHPFSRGSVHITSADVDKLPAWDPNFNSNPLDLEISARHIQFVELLLRTSPFKDLFKPNGARIPQVKGDTLENAREVVRQSQVSDFHPACSLAMKPRNQGGVVDDRLRVYGTKGLRVVDASVFPIQTAGNIQTMVYVVAEKAADLIKEDRKSKA comes from the exons ATGGATTCTACTCCAGGGAATTTCGACTACATTATTGTAGGAGGTGGCACTGCGGGCTTGACGGTCGCAAATCGTTTGAGTGAAGATGCGAGCATCAAGGTACTAGTGATAGAGGCGGGTCAAGACCATTCTCAAAACCCTCTTGTTCAGGTTCCAGGACTTGTTGCTGGGATGTATGGCAAGCCTGAGTTTGATTGGAATTTCAGCTCAACACCTCAG TCTGGGCTTAACAACCGGATTATCAACCAGGCTCGTGGCAAGCAATTGGGAGGATCATCTGCACTCAATTTCATGATGTTGCTCTATCCTCCCAAGGGCAGTCTGGACGCTTGGGGTGCGTTGGGAAACAAAGGCTGGGATTATGATTCCTTATCGCCATACTTACGCAAGTTCGCGACATTTCATGTACCTCCTCAAAGCGCCAAAGATGTTGTTGGCCTTAAGTATCACGACGATTCGGTAGTTGGTAATGGGCCCGTCCAAGTTTCCTATGGCGAAGGCTTCGGGAAACCAAATTCGTTCTGGATGGAGACTTTCGCTAAACTTGGCCTGGAGATGAAAACCGACCCAAGAACGGGCAAGGCTCTGGGGGCATTCCAGCAGGGTGCCAACATCGATCCCGCTACTCACACACGAAGCTATGCCGCCAACGCGCACTACACTCCTGAGATTGCGAGTAGGCCAAACCTGACAGTGCTCACGGAGACAATTGTCAAGAAAATTATCTTTGATATGTCAGGGGCCGAGCCTGTTGCGACTGGTGTGCTCGTTAGGACTAAAGAGGGCATCGAGCAGATATTGAGTGGTGATGAGATCATCCTGTCGGCGGGAGCCCTCATGTCACCCCAAATCCTTGAACTGTCTGGTGTTGGTGATAGGTCGCTCCTTGAACGTCTGAGCATTCCCGTCATTGTTGAAAATCCAAATGTCGGAGAGAATCTGCAAGACCACCCTATTTCAACCCAGGGATTCGAAGTTAAACCCGACACTCCCTCGAGTGATGTGCTCCGTGATCCAAACGTCCTCAACGCACTTATACAGCTGTTCCAGGATGGAGGCAAGGGTCCCCTGGGCCAGTCGATTATTAGCGTCGCATACTCCTCCCTCGCCGATGGAGAAGGTGTCTACTCTGAAGATGCTAGAAAGGCTTTGTTTGCCTCGCATGATCAGCACGCGCAGACCCAGGATGGCAAAATCCTCCGTGAGCTCCTTGAAGGGCCCAATGAGCCGGCCGTGGAGTATTTTCTATTCCCCGGACAAGTGCATACAGTTCTTGACAACCCAGCCAGCATGGCGGATTACCTCTTACCAACGAGCCCAGAGAATTATCTGACCGTCATGACAATGCTGAACCATCCCTTTTCCCGTGGCAGCGTCCACATCACCAGCGCAGATGTTGATAAGCTTCCAGCTTGGGACCCCAACTTCAACTCGAATCCCCTTGATTTGGAGATCTCTGCACGCCATATTCAGTTTGTGGAATTACTTCTCCGGACATCTCCGTTTAAGGACCTTTTTAAACCTAACGGCGCTCGTATCCCGCAAGTCAAGGGTGATACTCTTGAGAACGCTAGAGAAGTTGTTCGACAGAGTCAAGTTAGTGACTTCCATCCCGCATGTAGTTTAGCGATGAAGCCAAGAAACCAGGGCGGTGTCGTAGATGACAGGCTGAGGGTATATGGCACTAAGGGGCTGAGAGTTGTTGATGCCAGTGTCTTTCCTATCCAAACCGCAGGTAACATCCAGACCATGGTCTATGTCGTTGCAGAGAAAGCTGCGGACTTGATTAAGGAGGATAGGAAGTCAAAGGCTTAA